The following coding sequences are from one Musa acuminata AAA Group cultivar baxijiao chromosome BXJ2-4, Cavendish_Baxijiao_AAA, whole genome shotgun sequence window:
- the LOC103974648 gene encoding nuclear pore complex protein NUP1 isoform X4: MKTTTAGPSDPFVCGRGSVRLVRRLRIQWLPMKAVTGPKVFKRRSSVLESDLGPFLPIRSIRQKLTVKPSSKVMHSVLPGNLHHSPSTPFKRDAQDDLSVIQKPIWSDGHEKSGDNRISNNIVTPVSPQSSEMEKKILQQLDKLVPSPKEKTSKLKSNTLDESPDNVMHATSGQTLRNEEMYSTKSKFVRGNNLDSFRGSLMPDFRNSLSYKQETARFPQENCSSVSISGVKLMSEANDKCDGIISVTAAMCDKAAAEAMIADSVIVSQHQKLAFQSAALKDTQDVSNTYTSMDASCPLKDKDEMKITDKAVRPSIIRTNLSSSMTSTSLSSSSSDFSKAAHLKLSVDSIAESGKGFTFPFATAPSTSQIPPTPTMPSSLVKKSAMQKGQIDAPLFSFGSKDSNRADFSSTTTMRSFSATSGPGNDISNATASAMVKDSDADKHEGQISINLSKSVGVDNSADESTSNIPVVYSFGSSHNEFMPNGSLNLPSASSAVSVMAYSGSTGSMIFSTVTAVSASSFSTFVSPEARPLSTVPSLQFGATALMVSPTSVSQPLDKSTATDFEGMHSKVPPFNTNTANPGTSANFMFGGSFSSATNTGSILATSTVSRIGSSFIAPAASTLFSVSAGSQSSLAPASTFSGASNNTFKFSSAQSNDSNPSVVDNNTRGVAGSVGTQSTQGGSGISQISESSSSLSGPFCSSSTFGSNVLSSSSLGSSQLGAATTGFDLLSSSYLFSSSVGANSSCLSATSSSALAPAPCLFGSTFQSSISSAFGTSFGSNASYSSTGLAFGVSGSGGSPFVFSSLSAPAFSTNSAGGSSSSNLSGQPVFGSSSPATAFSSGTPRNDQMNVVDSMVEDNAKSAGSLVPQFGQPSTSSSITAFGTPVTQPTASPFFQFGSHQQPTLPQSSPFQASGNLVGQLPQGGSFSLGSGGGDKSGRKIVKVRRDRLRKK, encoded by the exons ATGAAAACTACAACAGCAGGACCTTCGGATCCGTTCGTTTGTGGTAGAGGAAGTGTCAGACTTGTGCGTCGGCTGCGGATACAATGGCTGCCCATGAAGGCAGTGACGGGACCAAAG GTTTTCAAACGACGAAGTTCGGTATTGGAAAGTGATCTTGGACCTTTTCTCCCTATACGTAGTATTCGTCAAAAATTGactgtgaagccttcttcaaaggTGATGCATTCAGTCCTTCCTGGAAATCTTCATCATAGTCCCTCGACCCCATTTAAGAGGGATGCTCAAGATGATTTATCAGTGATTCAAAAACCTATTTGGTCGGATGGACATGAAAAAAGTGGAGACAACAGGATTTCTAACAACATTGTTACTCCTGTTTCACCTCAGTCAAGTGAGATGGAAAAGAAAATATTGCAGCAGCTAGATAAGCTAGTGCCTTCACCAAAGGAAAAAACATCTAAGCTAAAGTCTAATACTCTGGATGAATCACCTGATAATGTGATGCATGCAACCTCGGGTCAGACACTCAGGAATGAGGAAATGTACTCCACCAAAAGCAAATTTGTTCGAGGCAATAATTTGGATTCTTTCAGGGGTTCCCTCATGCCAGATTTCAGGAATTCTTTATCTTATAAACAAGAGACGGCCAGGTTCCCTCAGGAGAATTGCTCCTCAGTGTCAATTTCAGGAGTCAAATTAATGTCTGAAGCCAATGATAAGTGTGATGGTATTATATCTGTCACAGCTGCTATGTGTGACAAGGCTGCTGCAGAGGCCATGATCGCAGATTCTGTCATTGTTTCTCAACATCAGAAGCTAGCTTTTCAGTCTGCTGCACTTAAG GATACACAAGATGTGAGTAATACATATACTTCGATGGATGCTTCATGTCCATTGAAGGACAAAGATGAGATGAAGATAACAGATAAAGCTGTCCGACCTTCAATAATAAGAACTAATTTGTCTTCCTCAATGACATCCACAAGCTTATCTTCATCTTCTTCCGACTTCTCCAAGGCAGCTCATCTGAAGCTTTCTGTTGATTCGATTGCCGAGAGTGGCAAGGGTTTCACTTTTCCTTTTGCTACTGCTCCCAGTACTTCTCAAATACCTCCAACACCTACTATGCCAAGTTCATTAGTAAAAAAGTCAGCGATGCAAAAAGGACAAATAGATGCACCCTTGTTTAGCTTTGGCTCCAAGGACTCTAATAGAGCAGATTTTTCATCAACCACAACCATGAGGAGTTTTAGTGCCACTTCTGGTCCAGGAAATGACATAAG CAATGCCACAGCATCAGCAATGGTAAAAGATTCTGATGCAGATAAACACGAAGGTCAGATATCCATAAATCTGTCAAAATCAGTTGGAGTTGATAATTCTGCAGATGAATCAACATCAAATATCCCTGTCGTATATTCTTTTGGTTCCTCCCACAATGAATTCATGCCTAATGGATCATTAAATTTGCCTTCTGCATCTTCTGCTGTTTCAGTCATGGCATATTCTGGAAGCACTGGTAGCATGATTTTCTCTACGGTGACTGCTGTCTCTGCCAGTTCCTTCAGTACATTTGTTTCGCCTGAAGCACGACCACTTTCCACTGTTCCCTCACTCCAGTTTGGGGCAACAGCCTTAATGGTTTCTCCCACTTCAGTTTCTCAACCATTAGATAAATCTACTGCAACAGATTTTGAAGGAATGCATAGCAAGGTACCACCATTCAACACAAACACTGCCAATCCAGGTACAAGTGCAAATTTCATGTTTGGAGGCAGCTTTTCCTCTGCAACAAACACTGGCTCTATTCTGGCAACGTCAACTGTTTCAAGAATCGGAAGCAGTTTTATTGCTCCTGCTGCATCAACTCTATTTTCAGTGTCTGCTGGCAGCCAATCTTCTCTTGCACCAGCATCAACATTTTCTGGTGCAAGCAACAACACATTCAAGTTTTCTTCAGCACAATCTAATGATTCAAACCCATCGGTTGTGGACAACAATACCAGGGGCGTTGCTGGAAGTGTTGGCACTCAGTCAACTCAGGGTGGAAGTGGAATCTCACAAATTTCTGAGAGTTCATCAAGTCTGTCTGGGCCCTTCTGTTCATCTTCGACTTTTGGGTCAAATGTTTTGTCCTCGTCCAGTTTAGGCAGCTCACAGCTTGGGGCAGCAACTACAGGTTTCGATCTATTGAGTTCAAGTTATTTGTTTTCTTCTTCAGTAGGTGCTAATTCATCCTGCCTCAGTGCCACATCTTCCTCTGCACTGGCACCAGCCCCTTGTTTGTTTGGTTCCACCTTCCAATCATCAATATCATCTGCTTTTGGTACTTCTTTTGGTTCAAATGCATCTTATTCATCTACAGGACTTGCATTTGGAGTCTCAGGTTCTGGTGGTTCACCGTTTGTGTTTAGTTCATTGTCAGCACCAGCATTTTCTACAAATTCTGCTGGTGGTAGTAGTTCATCAAACTTATCTGGACAGCCTGTATTTGGCTCATCAAGCCCAGCCACTGCTTTTAGTTCTGGGACTCCTAGAAACGATCAGATGAATGTTGTGGATAGCATGGTTGAAGATAATGCCAAGTCAGCAGGCAGTTTGGTTCCACAATTTGGCCAACCAAGTACTTCATCCAGTATAACAGCATTTGGTACTCCAGTGACTCAGCCAACTGCTTCCCCATTCTTTCAGTTTGGTAGTCATCAGCAGCCCACTCTTCCTCAAAGTTCCCCCTTTCAGGCATCTGGTAATCTTGTTGGACAACTTCCTCAAGGAGGAAGCTTTTCTTTGGGTAGTGGTGGTGGCGACAAGTCTGGGCGGAAAATTGTGAAAGTCAGACGGGATAGGCTACGAAAAAAATAG